A genomic segment from Capra hircus breed San Clemente chromosome 7, ASM170441v1, whole genome shotgun sequence encodes:
- the LOC102182493 gene encoding olfactory receptor-like protein OLF4, whose protein sequence is MESRNKTRISEFLLLGFSEEPEIQPLVFGLFLSMYLITVFGNLLIILAFSSDPHLHTPMYFFLSNLSFVDICFTSTTIPKMLWNIQAENKAITYEGCIIQMYFFILFVCLDDFLLTVMAYDRFVAICHPLHYTVIMNSWLCGLLMLVSWVMSALNSLIQSLMVLQLSFCTDLKIPHFFCEINQMVQLACSDTFFNDMLFYFAAGMFGFLTLTGILYSYSKIVSCIRGISSAQGKYKAFSTCASHLSMVCLFYCTSLGVYLSSAATQSPHSSATASVMYTVVTPMLNPFIYSLRNKDIKRALERIIEMAATKGSAVLGLK, encoded by the coding sequence ATGGaatcaagaaacaaaacaagaattTCAGAATTTTTACTTCTGGGATtttcagaggaaccagaaatacAACCCCTCGTTTTTGGGCTTTTCCTCTCCATGTACCTGATCACTGTCTTTGGAAACCTCCTCATCATCCTGGCCTTCAGCTCAgacccccacctccacacccccatgtatttcttcctctCCAATCTGTCCTTTGTAGACATCTGTTTCACCTCTACCACCATCCCAAAGATGCTGTGGAACATCCAGGCAGAGAACAAAGCCATAACCTATGAAGGCTGCATTATCCAGATGTATTTTTTCATACTCTTTGTATGTTTGGATGACTTCCTCCTGACTGTGATGGCTTATGACCGCTTTGTGGCCATCTGCCATCCCCTGCACTACACGGTCATCATGAACTCCTGGCTCTGTGGACTGCTCATGCTGGTGTCCTGGGTGATGAGTGCTCTGAATTCCTTGATACAAAGCTTAATGGTATTGCAGCTGTCCTTCTGTACAGACTTGAAAATTCCCCACTTTTTCTGTGAAATTAATCAGATGGTCCAGCTTGCCTGTTCTGACACATTTTTTAATGAcatgttgttttattttgcagCTGGGATGTTTGGCTTTTTAACCCTCACTGGAATTCTTTACTCATATTCTAAGATAGTTTCCTGCATAAGAGGAATCTCATCAGCTCAAGGGAAGTATAAAGCATTTTCCACCTGTGCATCTCATCTTTCAATGGTCTGCTTATTTTATTGTACAAGCCTAGGAGTGTACCTTAGCTCTGCTGCTACCCAAAGCCCACACTCAAGTGCAACAGCCTCAGTGATGTACACTGTGGTCAcacccatgctgaaccccttcaTCTATAGTCTGAGGAACAAAGATATAAAGAGAGCTCTGGAAAGAATCATTGAAATGGCAGCTACAAAAGGTTCAGCTGTTTTGGGGCTGAAGTAG
- the LOC102182777 gene encoding olfactory receptor 7A17-like: MEPVNDTQISEFLLLGLSNEPELQPLIFGLFLSTYLTTVFGNLLIILAVSSDPHLHTPMYFFLSNLSFVDICFISTTIPKMLNNIQTHSKVITYEGCITQIYFFLFFAALENFLLTVMAYDRFMAICLPLHYMVVMNPRLCGLLVLVSWVMSALNSLSQSLMMSWLSFCTDVEIPHFFCEINQVVRLACSDTFLNDMVMYFAAGMLGGASLTGILYSYSKIVSSIRGMSSAHGRYKAFSTCASHLSIVSLFYCTILGVYLSSTGTYSSHSSAIASVMYTVVTPMLNPFIYSLRNKDIKRALKRITGMSAI, encoded by the coding sequence ATGGAACCAGTGAATGATACACAAATTTCagaatttcttcttctgggattatCAAATGAACCAGAACTGCAGCCTCTCATATTTGGGCTTTTCCTCTCCACGTACCTGACCACTGTGTTCGGAAACCTGCTCATCATCCTGGCTGTCAGCTCAGACCCCCATCTCCACacacccatgtacttcttcctctccaacttGTCCTTTGTAGACATCTGTTTCATCTCCACCACCATCCCAAAGATGCTGAATAATATACAGACACACAGCAAAGTTATAACTTATGAAGGCTGCATCACCCAGATCtacttcttcctattctttgctGCACTGGAAAACTTCCTCCTGACTGTGATGGCCTATGATCGCTTCATGGCCATCTGTCTGCCTCTCCACTACATGGTCGTCATGAATCCCCGGCTCTGTGGACTGCTGGTGCTGGTGTCCTGGGTGATGAGTGCCCTGAATTCCTTAAGCCAAAGCTTAATGATGTCATGGCTGTCCTTCTGTACAGACGTGGAAATCCCCCATTTTTTCTGTGAAATTAATCAAGTGGTTCGACTTGCCTGTTCTGACACATTTCTCAATGACATGGTGATGTATTTTGCAGCGGGGATGTTGGGTGGTGCTTCCCTCACTGGTATTCTTTACTCATACTCTAAGATAGTTTCCTCAATACGAGGAATGTCATCAGCCCATGGGAGGTATAAAGCATTTTCTACCTGTGCATCTCATCTCTcaattgtttccttattttattgTACTATCTTAGGAGTGTACCTTAGCTCCACAGGTACCTACAGCTCACACTCAAGTGCAATCGCCTCAGTGATGTACACAGTGGTCAcacccatgctgaaccccttcatctacagcctcagaaataaagacataaagaGGGCTTTGAAAAGAATCACTGGAATGTCAGCGATATAA